From Bacillus sp. FSL K6-3431, the proteins below share one genomic window:
- a CDS encoding carbohydrate ABC transporter permease — protein sequence MASDTNSEESVQKKSLVQSLRIPIRLTVVIIVFLGAFTMLIPFIWMILTSLKTDQTVFTIPITWLPEDMQWHNYIEAWKIADFSRYIFNSVFITSTIMIFSLLFNSMAGYAFAKFRFRGRELLFLLLLSTMMIPGQVTMIPVYLILKNIGFLDTYYGLIAPGLATAFGIFIMRQFMLNIPDDFLDAARIDGAGEARIFFQIVLPISKPALSALGIFTFVGAWNDFLFPLLVISSDSMKTLPLAIASLAAGQYVQSWPILMAAATFVTLPVIIVFFMGQRYFIEGIAMTGIKG from the coding sequence ATGGCTTCTGATACTAATTCTGAAGAAAGTGTGCAAAAGAAAAGTTTAGTACAATCGCTACGTATACCAATAAGGTTAACAGTCGTTATTATTGTATTTCTGGGAGCGTTTACGATGTTAATACCATTTATTTGGATGATATTAACCTCATTAAAAACGGATCAAACCGTATTTACAATTCCAATTACATGGTTACCAGAAGATATGCAGTGGCATAATTATATAGAGGCATGGAAGATCGCTGATTTCAGTAGATATATATTTAATAGTGTTTTTATTACATCAACAATTATGATATTTAGTTTATTATTCAATAGTATGGCGGGTTATGCATTCGCAAAATTTAGGTTTCGAGGAAGGGAACTACTCTTTCTTTTACTCCTTTCGACAATGATGATTCCTGGACAAGTTACAATGATACCAGTATATCTAATTTTAAAAAATATAGGTTTTTTAGATACTTATTATGGTTTGATCGCACCAGGTTTAGCAACAGCATTTGGGATATTCATTATGAGACAGTTTATGTTAAATATTCCAGATGATTTTTTGGATGCGGCGAGGATTGACGGTGCTGGAGAAGCTAGAATTTTTTTTCAAATTGTTCTCCCTATTAGTAAGCCAGCTTTATCAGCATTGGGGATATTTACCTTTGTAGGTGCATGGAATGACTTTTTATTTCCATTACTAGTAATAAGTAGTGATTCTATGAAAACACTCCCTTTAGCTATTGCTTCATTGGCAGCCGGGCAGTATGTACAAAGTTGGCCGATTTTAATGGCAGCTGCTACGTTTGTAACCTTGCCTGTTATTATTGTGTTTTTTATGGGACAACGATACTTCATTGAGGGGATTGCGATGACTGGTATTAAAGGGTAA
- a CDS encoding galactokinase, whose protein sequence is MMEKLKEKFIEVFGAEGEIHCYFAPGRVNLIGEHTDYNGGHVFPCALDIGTTAVARKRKDQKLHFYSINFPDHGVIEVSLESLVFKEEDNWANYPKGVAAIFQKNNIKLDAGFDVLYFGNIPNGAGLSSSASIEMVTAVMLNDLFDLRQDMVKLVKMGQQAENEFIGVNCGIMDQFASGMGRADHAILLDCQTLDYQYSPIRLEKHTLVIANTNKRRGLADSKYNERREQCDRALDQLQSELKIASLGDLSLDLFEENKHLIQDEVDRKRAKHAVYENQRTLAAVERLNGGDIEAFGKLMNESHISLRDDYAVTGAELDALVEAAWNAGAVGARMTGAGFGGCTINLVNTEESEEFIKNVGEQYETKTGIKADFYIVKIGDGASARPLPSFVE, encoded by the coding sequence ATGATGGAAAAGTTAAAAGAGAAGTTCATAGAAGTATTTGGTGCAGAGGGAGAAATTCATTGTTATTTTGCCCCAGGACGTGTCAACTTAATTGGGGAACATACAGATTATAACGGAGGCCATGTGTTTCCATGTGCACTTGATATAGGAACCACAGCGGTGGCAAGAAAAAGAAAGGATCAGAAGTTGCATTTTTATTCGATCAATTTTCCTGATCACGGAGTTATTGAAGTAAGTTTGGAATCGCTTGTTTTTAAGGAAGAAGATAATTGGGCGAACTATCCGAAAGGTGTAGCTGCCATCTTCCAAAAAAATAATATTAAGCTAGATGCTGGATTCGATGTTTTATACTTTGGCAATATCCCTAATGGTGCAGGTTTGTCTTCGTCAGCGTCCATTGAAATGGTAACCGCTGTCATGCTAAATGATCTATTTGATCTTCGCCAAGATATGGTTAAGCTTGTTAAAATGGGACAGCAAGCAGAGAATGAATTCATTGGTGTGAATTGTGGTATTATGGACCAGTTTGCAAGCGGAATGGGAAGAGCTGACCATGCTATATTACTAGATTGCCAAACATTAGATTATCAATATAGCCCTATCCGTCTTGAGAAACATACGCTCGTTATTGCGAATACGAATAAGCGTCGTGGTTTAGCTGATTCTAAATATAACGAGCGACGAGAGCAATGTGACCGTGCCTTAGATCAGTTACAGAGCGAGCTTAAGATTGCTTCACTTGGAGATTTATCGCTAGATCTGTTTGAAGAAAATAAACATCTTATTCAAGATGAGGTAGATCGTAAACGTGCAAAACATGCGGTTTATGAAAATCAGCGAACATTGGCAGCTGTTGAGAGGTTAAATGGTGGAGATATTGAAGCATTTGGAAAATTGATGAATGAATCACATATTTCACTAAGAGATGATTATGCTGTGACAGGCGCTGAGTTGGATGCGCTCGTTGAAGCGGCTTGGAATGCTGGTGCCGTTGGTGCACGCATGACAGGTGCAGGCTTTGGCGGTTGCACGATCAATCTTGTAAATACAGAAGAAAGCGAAGAATTCATAAAAAATGTGGGCGAACAATACGAAACAAAAACGGGAATCAAAGCCGACTTTTATATCGTGAAAATTGGCGATGGTGCTAGTGCTAGGCCTCTCCCTAGCTTTGTTGAATAA
- a CDS encoding M14 family metallopeptidase, protein MDVRVRSGDTLWHYSQLFYIPLVLLIDSNPNIDPNALPLGEFVKIPGFLTNEYTIQNGDTYWKLARARNVDIDVLMLLNQDANPTHLKKGTIIRLPSRVTNIIVNGNQAYDFQKMSNDLKQLRSIYPFMKCDNIGKSVLQLPLHQVRIGKSSRKVNINASFHANEWITTPILMKFLNEYLLALTNGQTVKGISALTLYFRFQLFAVPIVNPDGVNLVLNGPPAPVREEVLTMNKGSSDFSGWKANIRGVDLNKQFPAKWELEKERKQKEPGPRDFSGYAPLSQPESQAMAALAEQIKFERLLALHTQGKEIYWGYEGHEPAESEILANDFSMVSGYKAVRYVDNFAGYKDWFIQQFHKPGFTLELGNGQNPLPIEQFDEIYEHVSGIFVRSLM, encoded by the coding sequence ATGGATGTACGTGTTCGATCCGGCGATACGCTTTGGCATTATAGCCAGCTATTTTATATACCGCTAGTATTACTAATTGATTCAAATCCAAACATCGATCCAAATGCACTTCCGTTGGGTGAATTCGTTAAAATACCCGGTTTTTTAACGAACGAATACACGATTCAAAACGGCGATACTTACTGGAAGCTAGCACGTGCACGAAATGTAGACATCGATGTTTTAATGCTATTAAATCAAGATGCAAACCCAACCCATTTGAAAAAAGGAACAATCATCCGGTTACCATCAAGGGTGACAAATATTATCGTTAACGGCAATCAAGCATATGATTTTCAAAAAATGAGTAATGATTTAAAACAACTTCGATCCATTTATCCGTTTATGAAATGTGATAATATAGGAAAAAGTGTACTTCAATTACCACTTCATCAAGTAAGGATTGGAAAAAGTAGTAGAAAGGTAAATATCAACGCTTCCTTTCATGCGAATGAATGGATTACGACACCAATTCTTATGAAATTTTTAAATGAATACTTACTCGCATTAACAAATGGGCAAACCGTTAAAGGAATATCTGCTCTTACTCTATATTTCCGATTTCAGCTATTCGCTGTTCCTATAGTGAATCCAGACGGTGTAAATCTCGTGTTGAACGGTCCACCTGCTCCTGTAAGGGAGGAAGTGCTTACCATGAATAAAGGTAGCAGTGATTTTTCCGGCTGGAAAGCGAATATTCGTGGAGTCGATTTAAATAAACAGTTTCCTGCAAAGTGGGAACTTGAAAAAGAGCGCAAACAGAAAGAACCCGGCCCCCGTGACTTTTCAGGTTACGCTCCCTTATCACAACCAGAATCGCAAGCAATGGCAGCATTAGCCGAGCAAATCAAATTCGAGCGACTGCTAGCCTTACACACACAAGGAAAAGAGATATACTGGGGCTATGAAGGCCATGAACCAGCCGAATCAGAAATACTTGCAAACGATTTCTCGATGGTGAGTGGTTATAAGGCTGTTCGTTACGTAGACAACTTCGCTGGATATAAAGATTGGTTTATTCAGCAGTTCCACAAACCTGGATTTACACTAGAGCTTGGAAATGGGCAAAACCCGCTACCCATTGAACAATTTGATGAAATTTACGAGCATGTATCAGGCATTTTTGTGAGGTCACTTATGTAA
- a CDS encoding SLAP domain-containing protein produces MHKYQLQFQSVWEQTMSDDQKKKFARIVSSLPFVENQLTTKSVIANYKENGGFVVTVLLNNGYPHSFEIHQAFVKVTNSDNVLIAEGRFKPGLTIDRHCSQPWSFVFSKEMVLHPNGALYQVNVEVFTND; encoded by the coding sequence ATGCATAAATATCAACTACAATTTCAGTCTGTTTGGGAACAAACAATGTCCGATGATCAAAAAAAGAAATTCGCTCGTATCGTCTCTTCTCTTCCTTTTGTAGAAAACCAATTAACAACTAAATCAGTGATCGCAAACTATAAAGAAAATGGTGGGTTCGTTGTAACTGTTTTACTTAATAACGGTTATCCACATTCTTTTGAAATCCATCAAGCCTTCGTAAAAGTTACAAACTCAGATAATGTTTTAATAGCTGAAGGAAGATTCAAACCCGGACTTACTATTGATCGACATTGTTCACAGCCATGGTCATTTGTTTTTTCAAAAGAAATGGTACTACATCCAAACGGAGCGTTATATCAAGTTAATGTGGAGGTTTTTACTAATGATTAA
- a CDS encoding glycoside hydrolase family 172 protein, with the protein MLGPLGNIYQIKADIKTKRVSSYDKTGGNSDKIVIESGEISEIANINGAGIVKHIWITIATLDPFIRRNAIIRMYWDGEENPSVESPIGDFFGQGWGEEYNFISLPLAAAPAAGKALNCYFPMPFGNGARITIENQADVNIDSFYFYIDYEVHPSMPQSAGRFHAWWNKELTGVNPKAGETEWGVVGPQGNNKTDEHNYLFADIEGTGHFVGVNYYVDSPGPMWYGEGDDMFMVDGETWPGSLHGTGTEDFFNSSWCPNELYLHPYFGYARVPDKLGWMGRTHCYRFLLEDPIYFNKSLRASIEHGHDNNLTLDLSTVSYWYQTEPHKIFPPIPSKIHRQNMPEITVADVHKWRHEWRRAMGNGSKLWGNEQRK; encoded by the coding sequence ATGTTAGGACCATTAGGTAATATTTATCAGATAAAAGCGGATATAAAAACTAAACGTGTTTCTAGTTATGATAAAACTGGAGGAAATTCAGATAAAATTGTCATAGAGTCTGGAGAAATTTCTGAGATTGCTAATATTAATGGCGCGGGTATTGTTAAGCATATATGGATAACGATTGCTACTCTAGATCCTTTTATTCGCCGGAATGCAATAATAAGGATGTATTGGGATGGCGAAGAGAATCCTAGTGTTGAGTCTCCCATCGGTGACTTTTTTGGACAAGGGTGGGGAGAGGAATACAACTTCATTTCACTTCCATTGGCTGCGGCACCAGCAGCAGGTAAAGCTTTAAATTGTTATTTTCCAATGCCTTTCGGAAATGGAGCAAGAATTACAATTGAAAATCAAGCGGATGTAAACATTGATAGTTTCTATTTTTACATTGATTATGAGGTTCATCCGTCAATGCCACAATCAGCAGGACGTTTTCATGCATGGTGGAACAAGGAGTTAACAGGAGTAAATCCTAAAGCGGGTGAGACTGAATGGGGTGTTGTAGGGCCACAAGGGAATAATAAAACAGATGAGCATAATTATCTATTTGCAGATATTGAAGGAACAGGCCATTTTGTTGGTGTGAATTATTATGTAGATAGCCCTGGTCCAATGTGGTATGGAGAAGGGGACGATATGTTTATGGTTGATGGAGAAACATGGCCAGGATCTTTACATGGAACAGGGACAGAGGACTTTTTTAACAGTTCCTGGTGTCCAAATGAACTTTACCTTCATCCATACTTTGGATATGCCAGAGTTCCCGATAAACTCGGATGGATGGGAAGAACACACTGTTACAGATTTCTTCTAGAAGATCCTATTTATTTTAATAAATCATTACGCGCCAGTATAGAACATGGACATGATAATAACCTGACATTAGATCTAAGTACAGTATCTTATTGGTATCAAACAGAGCCACATAAGATATTCCCACCTATACCTAGCAAGATACATCGTCAAAATATGCCGGAAATTACAGTAGCTGATGTACACAAATGGCGTCATGAATGGAGAAGAGCAATGGGGAACGGAAGCAAATTATGGGGGAATGAACAGAGAAAGTAA
- a CDS encoding VanZ family protein, with the protein MELENPKGAHYILRKVGEHKINKKYLWLAVAIIWCVAIYLAASSPSATGGNTGILIQQLFQLTDSQAVFVNVVFRKFVHLSAYGLLAILFYNGFEQKKLWLAWLLTTIYAITDEIHQAFLPDRTGAIFDVGLDSIGALLALFGLIYIKKKQQQHMNRS; encoded by the coding sequence TTGGAATTAGAAAACCCAAAGGGGGCCCACTATATTCTCAGAAAAGTAGGTGAACATAAAATAAACAAAAAATACCTTTGGTTAGCAGTTGCAATTATTTGGTGTGTTGCTATTTATTTAGCTGCCTCATCTCCTTCCGCAACGGGAGGTAATACCGGAATCCTCATTCAGCAGCTTTTTCAACTTACAGATAGTCAGGCTGTATTTGTTAATGTGGTTTTTCGGAAATTCGTTCATTTAAGTGCATACGGACTTCTTGCCATTTTATTTTATAACGGTTTTGAACAAAAAAAGTTGTGGTTGGCTTGGTTGCTTACAACAATTTACGCTATAACTGATGAAATCCATCAGGCGTTTTTACCGGATCGTACAGGTGCTATTTTTGATGTTGGACTAGATTCTATTGGCGCACTGCTCGCCTTATTTGGCCTTATATACATAAAGAAAAAACAACAGCAACATATGAATAGAAGTTAA
- a CDS encoding ABC transporter substrate-binding protein: MKAKYNIGLMLLLVMALIAGCSSDDKASGDSDSGKTKISMSVWGMPWEDALYKDIYIPEFEKQNPDIKVVFNNYTKYQEKLITLAAGGNAPDVMRVGGDGLPQLLSKGMLLPLDDYITKSALDKDDFVKTVWDIATEDGKTYGLPQDEALLTLYFDPAAFKEAGLKEPDHDYTLDQMLKDAEKLTKKNGDKIERYGLVQAWNSFTFSNYVMAFGGSLWSEDKQTSTVDSDESIKALEYWKQLMVDFNLTPYQSEMGQIGPDVYFQTGKAAMFIEGSWISPSITKAAPDLKFKATSFPAGERKVVTARSVLWGVNNDSKQPDAAYKLAEYLSSKEALTKYWQTLWVAPPARYSAVQSDEFKNVTGFKDIPGMDAEEFEDKGAWIIDTFENEWDTQEWIGPYTSIYGPEVDNAIQSVLVEGSKVTPKEALEKATKNINKSIKQQQK, from the coding sequence ATGAAAGCTAAATATAATATAGGACTGATGCTTCTTTTGGTCATGGCGTTAATCGCAGGGTGTAGTTCTGATGATAAAGCTTCAGGAGACAGTGATAGTGGGAAAACCAAAATTAGCATGTCAGTTTGGGGGATGCCTTGGGAAGACGCTCTATATAAAGATATATATATACCGGAATTTGAAAAGCAAAACCCTGATATTAAAGTAGTTTTTAATAACTATACAAAATATCAAGAAAAATTGATCACATTGGCAGCTGGAGGAAATGCTCCTGATGTAATGAGGGTGGGAGGAGATGGATTACCTCAGCTATTATCTAAAGGGATGTTATTGCCTTTAGATGACTATATTACTAAGTCGGCTCTAGATAAAGATGACTTTGTAAAAACTGTATGGGATATAGCTACAGAAGATGGAAAAACATATGGACTTCCACAAGATGAAGCTTTGTTGACTTTATATTTTGACCCGGCCGCCTTTAAGGAAGCTGGGTTAAAAGAACCTGATCACGATTATACATTAGATCAAATGTTAAAAGATGCTGAAAAGTTAACGAAAAAAAATGGAGACAAAATTGAGCGATATGGTTTAGTACAAGCATGGAATTCCTTTACTTTTAGTAATTATGTCATGGCATTTGGTGGATCTTTATGGAGTGAAGACAAGCAAACATCAACGGTCGATTCTGATGAATCAATTAAGGCGTTAGAATATTGGAAGCAGTTAATGGTCGACTTCAATTTAACTCCTTATCAATCCGAAATGGGACAAATTGGACCAGATGTATACTTTCAAACGGGAAAAGCAGCTATGTTTATTGAGGGTTCTTGGATCTCCCCATCCATTACTAAAGCTGCACCAGATTTAAAATTCAAAGCTACTAGTTTTCCAGCAGGAGAAAGGAAGGTAGTCACTGCTCGATCCGTTCTCTGGGGAGTAAATAATGATTCAAAACAGCCAGATGCCGCATATAAGCTAGCTGAATATTTATCATCGAAAGAGGCATTAACTAAGTATTGGCAAACTTTGTGGGTTGCACCTCCAGCTAGATATTCAGCAGTGCAAAGTGACGAATTTAAGAATGTGACGGGATTCAAAGACATTCCAGGAATGGACGCCGAAGAATTTGAAGATAAAGGTGCATGGATTATCGATACATTTGAAAACGAGTGGGATACCCAAGAATGGATAGGTCCTTATACATCTATTTATGGGCCGGAAGTTGATAATGCGATTCAATCTGTATTGGTAGAAGGTTCAAAAGTTACACCAAAAGAGGCACTAGAAAAAGCTACAAAAAATATCAATAAGTCGATAAAACAGCAACAAAAGTAG
- a CDS encoding carbohydrate ABC transporter permease codes for MSEMNKGITSVDLIKVVNRKRKLTSRNIAPWLFMAPAITIVLIFVAIPAVAGLGLSFFNYDALNPAKFVGLENFAYLLEDELFIKSLLVTVYYVFGSLVPAVVISLAIAIVLNKKWFPFKNIIRATYFLPTIVSMVAVAFVWMWLFNPQFGPINEWLSTFGISNQQFFGDPKLAMPMLIIIGVWKAIGFNMVIYLAGLQGIDKSYYEAAEMDGANSLQKFRFITWPLLIPTTFFVCTMGVIGGFQIFDQIFIITGGGPAQSTYAIVFYIYQKAFKELIFGYASALSMILFLIILAITLIQYRFMGRVHY; via the coding sequence ATGTCAGAAATGAATAAAGGAATAACCTCTGTTGATTTAATAAAAGTGGTAAATAGAAAAAGAAAATTAACATCGAGAAATATTGCACCATGGTTATTTATGGCTCCAGCTATTACAATAGTTCTTATTTTTGTTGCTATACCTGCAGTAGCAGGTTTGGGATTGAGCTTTTTTAACTACGATGCATTGAATCCAGCTAAATTTGTAGGTTTAGAAAACTTCGCTTACTTATTAGAGGACGAATTATTCATAAAGTCACTCCTTGTAACGGTGTATTATGTATTCGGATCGTTAGTTCCAGCAGTAGTTATTTCATTAGCAATTGCAATTGTATTAAATAAGAAATGGTTTCCATTTAAAAATATTATTAGAGCTACATATTTTCTACCTACTATTGTTTCGATGGTAGCAGTAGCTTTTGTATGGATGTGGCTTTTTAATCCACAGTTTGGCCCAATTAATGAGTGGTTATCAACGTTTGGGATTTCCAATCAACAATTTTTTGGTGATCCAAAGTTAGCAATGCCAATGTTAATTATCATTGGAGTTTGGAAAGCGATAGGTTTTAATATGGTTATCTACTTAGCAGGATTACAGGGGATTGATAAAAGTTATTATGAAGCAGCAGAAATGGATGGTGCAAATTCACTTCAAAAATTTCGATTTATTACATGGCCCCTTTTAATACCAACGACTTTTTTTGTTTGTACGATGGGAGTTATAGGTGGATTTCAAATTTTTGATCAAATTTTCATTATTACTGGTGGAGGCCCAGCACAATCCACATATGCTATTGTATTTTATATTTATCAAAAGGCATTTAAAGAGTTGATATTTGGTTATGCGTCTGCTTTATCAATGATCTTATTTTTAATAATTCTGGCAATTACTCTGATTCAATACAGATTTATGGGTAGAGTACATTACTAA
- the manA gene encoding mannose-6-phosphate isomerase, class I, which produces MKQPLFLEPVFQERIWGGTALKEKFGYDIPSDLTGECWAISAHPNGPSIVKNGEFTGRTLIDLWEEQPELFGNYDTEVFPLLTKILDANTDLSVQVHPNDEYADLHENGELGKTECWYIVDCDEDAEIIFGHNANTKEAFIERVEKGEWDQLLRKVKIKPGDFFYVPSGTIHALGEGTVVLETQQSSDTTYRLYDYDRVGQDGKLRELHIDKSIAVSTIPHRDAVATPEQSTIPGADITKFVEAEYFTVYKWDIDGKAQFEFTPFLLASVLDGEGTLTLAGQTYPITKGEHFIIPANSGEFEIDGKAMLIVSHV; this is translated from the coding sequence ATGAAACAACCATTATTTTTAGAACCAGTATTTCAAGAAAGAATTTGGGGCGGTACTGCTCTGAAAGAAAAATTTGGGTATGATATTCCATCTGATCTAACTGGAGAATGTTGGGCGATATCTGCACATCCGAATGGACCTTCCATCGTGAAGAACGGAGAGTTTACCGGAAGAACGTTAATTGATCTTTGGGAAGAACAACCGGAATTATTCGGAAATTATGATACGGAGGTATTTCCACTTTTAACAAAAATCTTAGATGCGAATACAGATTTATCTGTACAGGTTCACCCAAATGACGAATACGCGGACCTTCATGAAAATGGGGAACTTGGAAAAACAGAGTGCTGGTATATAGTAGATTGTGACGAAGATGCGGAAATCATATTCGGTCATAATGCTAATACGAAAGAAGCATTTATAGAGCGGGTTGAAAAAGGAGAATGGGACCAATTATTGCGAAAAGTGAAGATAAAACCAGGGGACTTTTTCTATGTTCCAAGTGGAACAATTCATGCGTTAGGTGAAGGAACCGTCGTGCTTGAAACGCAGCAAAGTTCTGATACAACCTACCGCCTATATGATTATGATCGTGTTGGTCAAGATGGAAAATTACGTGAACTACATATAGATAAATCGATAGCAGTAAGTACAATTCCACATCGTGATGCAGTGGCAACTCCAGAGCAAAGCACAATCCCAGGTGCCGATATAACAAAATTCGTGGAAGCGGAGTACTTTACTGTCTATAAATGGGATATTGACGGAAAAGCACAATTTGAATTTACACCATTTTTATTGGCCAGTGTGTTAGATGGCGAGGGAACATTAACCTTAGCTGGACAAACATATCCTATCACAAAAGGCGAGCATTTCATCATTCCAGCTAATTCCGGTGAATTTGAAATAGACGGCAAAGCAATGTTGATTGTTTCGCATGTATAA
- a CDS encoding low molecular weight protein-tyrosine-phosphatase — MINVLFVCLGNICRSPMAEAMFKDMVKKEGLEEQISTDSAGTGDWHIGSPPHKGTLSKLSEYGINAEGLVGRQFASEDFEKFDYIVGMDESNIRNMYEILGQPKHPKIFRLLDLTDHKSDVPDPYYTGDFQETYDLVGEGCRVLLEKIKEEL; from the coding sequence ATGATTAATGTACTTTTTGTTTGTCTAGGAAACATATGCCGCTCACCAATGGCAGAAGCAATGTTCAAGGATATGGTGAAAAAAGAAGGACTAGAGGAGCAGATTTCTACTGATTCTGCAGGTACTGGAGATTGGCATATCGGTTCTCCCCCTCATAAAGGAACATTAAGTAAACTGAGTGAATACGGAATCAATGCTGAGGGGCTCGTTGGGAGACAGTTTGCGAGTGAAGACTTTGAAAAATTTGATTACATCGTCGGGATGGACGAAAGTAATATCCGCAATATGTACGAAATACTCGGCCAGCCAAAACATCCAAAAATCTTTCGCTTGCTAGATCTAACAGATCATAAATCTGATGTTCCTGACCCTTATTATACTGGTGATTTTCAGGAAACGTATGACCTTGTTGGCGAGGGCTGTAGAGTATTGCTAGAAAAAATAAAAGAAGAATTATAA
- a CDS encoding ROK family transcriptional regulator, translating into MKKGSFQWMESLNRSIVLNKIRVGGPISRAEIARDTKLTPPTVSKLVSELLSSELIMESEIGESLGGRKPTMLIINSDRFFVIGLDIGTKSVRGTLTNLTGELIEHNHCPIPKLITNDTLVILIKNVISQLISAHEDIEVIGIGVGMHGAVDVDNGIALYAPMLNLKNVMLKSELELAFDLPVIVDNDVRAMAFGEYWYAHGESNENMVTVNLGHGVGAGIISNGKLFHGEHDLAGEIGHMTVDLSGKQCSCGNIGCWQTLVSGPAIADEAKLALARGRISILENKDLEGKTVYDAAVAGDLLAIEILSKTGEYIGIGLTNLIHILNPEKIIIGGGVSGASKFILQNIKEAIKNRGLTEQARSTEIFCSNRGPYSTAMGAASLMLANVFLEN; encoded by the coding sequence ATGAAAAAGGGTAGCTTTCAATGGATGGAGTCGCTAAATCGATCCATTGTTTTAAATAAAATTCGCGTTGGTGGTCCGATTTCTCGAGCAGAAATTGCTAGAGATACAAAACTGACTCCACCGACTGTTAGTAAACTGGTGAGTGAATTATTAAGCTCTGAACTAATAATGGAAAGTGAAATTGGTGAGTCACTTGGTGGACGTAAGCCAACGATGCTTATTATTAACAGCGACCGTTTCTTTGTCATTGGTTTAGATATTGGAACGAAGTCTGTTCGCGGGACTTTGACGAACTTAACTGGAGAGTTGATAGAACATAATCATTGTCCAATACCTAAATTGATCACGAATGATACACTTGTTATTTTAATAAAAAATGTCATTAGTCAACTTATTTCAGCACACGAAGATATAGAAGTAATTGGTATCGGTGTGGGCATGCACGGGGCTGTCGATGTGGATAATGGTATTGCACTATATGCTCCAATGCTCAACTTGAAAAATGTGATGTTAAAGTCTGAACTCGAATTAGCATTTGATTTACCTGTAATAGTAGATAATGATGTTAGAGCAATGGCTTTTGGAGAATATTGGTACGCACATGGCGAAAGCAATGAGAATATGGTGACGGTCAATCTTGGACATGGTGTCGGCGCTGGAATTATCTCGAACGGGAAACTTTTTCACGGTGAACATGATCTTGCCGGAGAAATTGGCCATATGACAGTCGATCTATCAGGTAAACAATGTTCATGTGGAAATATTGGCTGCTGGCAGACACTTGTTTCTGGTCCCGCAATTGCTGATGAAGCCAAACTTGCTCTCGCGCGTGGAAGAATTAGTATATTAGAAAATAAAGATTTGGAAGGAAAAACAGTGTACGATGCAGCGGTAGCAGGAGATCTGTTAGCGATTGAAATATTATCAAAAACCGGAGAATACATTGGTATAGGTCTAACTAATTTAATTCATATATTAAACCCCGAAAAAATTATTATTGGTGGTGGCGTATCTGGTGCGAGTAAATTTATTTTACAAAACATTAAAGAAGCTATTAAGAATAGAGGGTTGACGGAACAAGCACGATCGACTGAAATTTTTTGTTCTAATAGAGGTCCATACAGCACAGCAATGGGAGCAGCTTCCCTGATGTTAGCAAATGTCTTTTTAGAAAACTAA